A section of the Bacillota bacterium genome encodes:
- a CDS encoding deoxyribonuclease IV, translated as MRFGAHVNRAGGLVGALDSARALGCDTIQMFSRSPRSLRQGPVDEGEVRLFREGRAAAGIRPLILHAPYLLNLASPKQDTHAASRDALAHDIALAKALGADMLVFHPGSHLGSGDAAGTSRIAQAIVEACDIARHEPPPPNEPGQGPRLLLEMVSGAGTEIGKTFEEQAEIIDRARGVALGICLDTCHIFAAGYEVRTVEGLSRVLDELEATLGASRLALVHANDSVGDLGSRLDRHADIGKGRIGEEGFRVILGCTRLADLPFVLETPRTTIDDDARNLAALRRIAAEAVRW; from the coding sequence GTGAGGTTTGGAGCCCACGTCAATAGGGCGGGCGGTTTGGTTGGAGCTCTCGATTCGGCTCGGGCCCTAGGGTGCGATACGATTCAGATGTTCTCGCGAAGCCCCCGGAGCCTACGCCAGGGACCCGTGGACGAAGGAGAGGTCCGGCTCTTCAGAGAGGGTCGTGCAGCCGCTGGCATTCGGCCGTTGATTCTCCACGCTCCGTATCTACTCAATCTCGCTTCTCCCAAGCAGGACACGCACGCGGCTTCACGCGACGCCTTGGCCCACGATATCGCGCTTGCGAAGGCACTTGGCGCGGACATGCTCGTCTTTCATCCCGGCAGCCACCTGGGATCAGGAGATGCGGCGGGAACGTCGCGGATAGCCCAGGCGATAGTGGAGGCGTGCGATATTGCACGCCATGAGCCGCCGCCTCCGAACGAGCCTGGGCAGGGGCCGCGCCTTCTTCTGGAGATGGTGTCGGGGGCGGGCACGGAAATCGGAAAGACCTTCGAGGAGCAGGCGGAGATCATAGACCGCGCGCGAGGAGTGGCGCTCGGAATCTGCCTCGATACCTGCCACATCTTCGCAGCCGGATACGAAGTCAGAACGGTCGAGGGGCTGTCACGGGTCCTCGATGAACTCGAAGCCACTCTCGGCGCGAGCAGGCTTGCGCTGGTGCACGCGAACGATTCCGTTGGAGACCTGGGGTCGCGACTCGACCGCCACGCGGACATCGGGAAGGGCCGCATCGGTGAGGAGGGCTTTCGCGTCATCCTCGGCTGCACAAGGCTCGCAGATCTTCCGTTCGTGCTTGAGACGCCCCGAACGACCATCGATGATGACGCGCGCAACC